In Zingiber officinale cultivar Zhangliang chromosome 6A, Zo_v1.1, whole genome shotgun sequence, a single genomic region encodes these proteins:
- the LOC121997986 gene encoding ATP-dependent DNA helicase SRS2-like protein At4g25120 isoform X3: MQKSVLGRTPDFLIYGPGQQRRAIIEALRLIMTRQKNASETVIQKLEEVHGTDMANSLKEKSKKWLKFVAQAKASGRTAEDCGINGDETGALILENYDKILASCNALDYHDFISSSVKLLTDFPEVYNECLNTWKAIVIDEFQDTSSMQYCLLKILASHNRVTIVGDEDQSIFSFNGADACGFDSFRRDFPTVKEVRLKKNYRSTKCIVEAASSLIQNNNKRCCIKQIETDNSCGSKVTIKECHNEDAQCAFVIDKILEMASHDSNADVSFGNVAILYRRQVSGKAFQACLRDRKIPFNTHGVAFYRKKVIKAIMALLRTTLPDCDDGPFRLAFKALFPGDNEEKKLVVDYVERISSARQCSFLAAAKDIFHAKVSGTFKRSQLTQGRKVLFSLDMISTLVRRESSISMVISSAANMLPQKYLLEKRAIVDAEGGKFLNEDNDLRSVVQYLMDDVSDFLSMHFTNSEDQNISKEEGCRSILKSFIDFITLRETENFRSRRQENKNSVTLTTIHQSKGLEWDVVFIVKLLVLCSGNWTYKDIFKLGVYIANDNEIPLLHEYNGVHQGATTLEEERRLLYVAMTRARKKLYIVYVIMDSSWQLLQPSRFLNEIPDRLLETQSEAVSRDLVISNKIISNSMGLETSDEKVHGDVKKIDDISSCFKGITDIALNNSFLKRFNMEDRSIVSFLFHQWGKRPAFQHPSRLVDKISFVIDERLRNKTYKHKDVMRILKSCLKDDDAISYAQYVIKWEQIPAGLRVHLNREKQEHFQKQRIENSMGSSKATPKQIAYLHSLGCTISPSSRLHASRLIEQYKSL; the protein is encoded by the exons ATGCAGAAAAGTGT ATTGGGACGTACACCTGACTTCCTAATATATGGACCTGGGCAACAAAGACGGGCTATCATTGAGGCATTGCGTTTGATAATGACTCGCCAAAAAAATGCATCAGAAACAGTAATCCAGAAGCTTGAAGAAGTTCATGGTACTGATATGGCTAACTCTTTgaaggaaaagtccaagaagtGGCTAAAGTTTGTTGCACAG GCTAAGGCCTCTGGCAGAACAGCTGAAGACTGTGGTATAAATGGTGATGAAACTGGT GCTTTGATCCTTGAAAACTATGACAAGATTCTTGCCTCTTGCAATGCTTTGGATTATCATGATTTCATTAGCTCATCTGTGAAGTTACTTACTGATTTCCCTGAAG TTTACAATGAGTGTTTGAACACTTGGAAGGCAATTGTTATAGATGAATTTCAGGATACAAGTTCAATGCAGTATTGCCTTTTAAAGATTTTAGCTTCTCATAATCGTGTAACAATTGTTGGCGATGAAGATCAG TCTATATTCAGTTTTAATGGTGCTGATGCTTGTGGTTTTGACTCCTTTCGAAGAGACTTTCCTACTGTCAAAGAG GTTAGATTAAAGAAGAATTATCGCTCTACCAAATGCATTGTTGAGGCAGCTTCTTCTCTCATACAGAACAATAATAAACGTTGCTGTATTAAACAAATTGAGACTGATAATTCCTGCGGAAGCAAG GTTACTATTAAGGAATGCCACAACGAAGATGCTCAATGTGCATTTGTCATTGACAAAATTTTAGAGATGGCATCACATGACTCAAATGCTGACGTCTCCTTTGGCAATGTTGCGATCCTTTACCGGAGACAA GTCTCTGGAAAAGCATTCCAAGCATGTTTGCGAGACAGGAAAATACCTTTTAATACTCATGGGGTTGCCTTTTATCGGAAAAAG GTAATAAAAGCTATTATGGCATTACTGAGAACAACATTGCCTGATTGTGATGATGGTCCATTTCGACTTGCCTTCAAGGCACTTTTTCCTGGTGATAACGAAGAAAAGAAATTG GTTGTTGATTATGTTGAAAGGATTTCCTCAGCAAGACAATGTAGCTTTTTGGCAGCTGCAAAAGACATTTTTCATGCAAAAGTTTCTGGTACTTTCAAAAG GTCTCAACTTACTCAAGGACGCAAAGTATTATTTTCACTTGATATGATCTCCACGCTTGTAAGAAGA GAAAGTTCAATCTCAATGGTCATCTCTTCTGCAGCAAATATGTTACCTCAG AAATATCTTCTTGAAAAGCGTGCGATAGTTGATGCAGAAGGTGGGAAGTTTTTGAATGAGGACAATGACCTAAGATCA GTAGTTCAATATTTGATGGATGATGTGTCAGATTTCTTGTCCATGCATTTTACTAATTCAGAGGATCAAAACATTAGCAAAGAAGAAGGTTGTCGAAGCATACTCAAGTCCTTCATTGACTTCATAACTTTGAGAGAAACAGAAAATTTTCGATCTCGTAGgcaagaaaataaaaactctgTTACATTGACAACTATTCACCAG tcAAAAGGTCTAGAATGGGATGTTGTTTTCATCGTGAAG CTGCTTGTTCTGTGTTCAGGGAACTGGACATACAAGGACATTTTCAAGTTGGGTGTATATATT GCCAATGATAATGAAATTCCTTTGCTTCATGAATATAATGGTGTTCACCAAGGTGCAACAACTCTTGAG GAGGAGCGTAGGCTTCTATATGTTGCAATGACTCGTGCTCGAAAGAAGTTGTATATTGTGTATGTCATCATGGATTCCAGTTGGCAG TTACTCCAACCTTCACGTTTTCTTAACGAAATTCCAGATCGTCTTCTCGAGACACAG AGTGAGGCAGTTTCCAGAGATTTggtaatttcaaataaaattatttctaatTCAATGGGACTAGAAACATCAGATGAGAAGGTTCATGGAGATGTTAAGAAAATTGATGATATCTCCAGTTGTTTCAAAGGGATAACTGACATAGCCTTGAACAATAGTTTTCTGAAGAG GTTCAACATGGAAGACAGATCCATTGTGTCATTTTTATTTCATCAATGGGGAAAACGACCTGCATTTCAACATCCTAGCCGGTTGGTTGATAAG ATCAGTTTTGTCATTGATGAACGTTTAAGGAACAAGACATACAAACATAAG GATGTTATGAGAATTCTCAAATCTTGCTTGAAAGATGATGATGCAATCAGTTATGCACAATAC GTGATAAAGTGGGAACAAATTCCTGCTGGACTTCGAGTACATTTAAATAGAGAAAAACag GAACACTTCCAAAAGCAAAGAATCGAGAACTCTATGGGTTCATCCAAAGCCACGCCTAAACAG ATTGCTTATCTACATAGTTTGGGGTGCACCATCAGTCCTTCCTCGCGCCTTCATGCGTCACGTCTGATAGAACAATATAAATCCTTGTGA
- the LOC121994398 gene encoding stellacyanin-like produces MATRLFLLMLAMALLCLSVSGNSTEYTVGGRAGWDISADLASWVASKIFYVGDSLVFQYSRYHSVSEVDKAGYESCDLASPLLTSSNGNTTVELTAAGDRYFVCGNQLHCLGGMKLSVSVAENETAASAEGLSPTTSTAQAESPATLPFPSDGSPFSSGSRGRVASCMLVCAWSAVGSLAILL; encoded by the exons ATGGCGACCAGGCTTTTCCTGCTTATGCTTGCTATGGCCCTGCTGTGCCTCTCCGTTTCCGGTAATTCCACGGAGTACACCGTCGGCGGTCGCGCCGGCTGGGATATCAGTGCCGACCTCGCTTCTTGGGTCGCCTCCAAGATCTTCTATGTTGGAGACTCTCTAG TGTTTCAGTACTCAAGATACCACAGCGTGAGCGAGGTGGACAAAGCCGGGTACGAGAGCTGCGACTTGGCCAGCCCGCTGCTGACGAGCAGCAACGGCAACACGACGGTGGAGCTGACGGCGGCTGGAGACCGGTACTTCGTGTGCGGGAACCAGCTGCATTGCCTGGGAGGGATGAAACTCAGCGTGAGCGTGGCGGAAAACGAGACCGCCGCCTCCGCGGAGGGTCTGTCGCCGACGACATCAACGGCGCAGGCAGAGAGTCCGGCGACGCTGCCGTTCCCGAGCGATGGCTCCCCGTTCTCGAGTGGCTCTCGCGGTCGCGTCGCGAGTTGCATGTTGGTGTGCGCTTGGAGTGCGGTGGGATCGTTGGCAATTTTATTATGa
- the LOC121997986 gene encoding ATP-dependent DNA helicase SRS2-like protein At4g25120 isoform X1, giving the protein MEGAGENNRQVAVDCRLAEQGGSLAFRANKPYLVASKRSRHGLSPSPPSSSSKCRQRVPLSDITNGCLTPSSGTMIPWKERLDSVVSPAKSILDEDLDEAFLLEVDAICEKRSTVRKERLGEEVVENKGRVVGGYKDSGSCRQGGLFEDTDDESLKLHKYWDYWKNLNDAQREAACSDTSVPLMIVAGPGSGKTSTMVGRVLTLLKEGIDPSNILAMTFTIAAASEMRDRIGIVAGKSVAKEIEISTFHSFCLQLCRKHAEKLGRTPDFLIYGPGQQRRAIIEALRLIMTRQKNASETVIQKLEEVHGTDMANSLKEKSKKWLKFVAQAKASGRTAEDCGINGDETGALILENYDKILASCNALDYHDFISSSVKLLTDFPEVYNECLNTWKAIVIDEFQDTSSMQYCLLKILASHNRVTIVGDEDQSIFSFNGADACGFDSFRRDFPTVKEVRLKKNYRSTKCIVEAASSLIQNNNKRCCIKQIETDNSCGSKVTIKECHNEDAQCAFVIDKILEMASHDSNADVSFGNVAILYRRQVSGKAFQACLRDRKIPFNTHGVAFYRKKVIKAIMALLRTTLPDCDDGPFRLAFKALFPGDNEEKKLVVDYVERISSARQCSFLAAAKDIFHAKVSGTFKRSQLTQGRKVLFSLDMISTLVRRESSISMVISSAANMLPQKYLLEKRAIVDAEGGKFLNEDNDLRSVVQYLMDDVSDFLSMHFTNSEDQNISKEEGCRSILKSFIDFITLRETENFRSRRQENKNSVTLTTIHQSKGLEWDVVFIVKLLVLCSGNWTYKDIFKLGVYIANDNEIPLLHEYNGVHQGATTLEEERRLLYVAMTRARKKLYIVYVIMDSSWQLLQPSRFLNEIPDRLLETQSEAVSRDLVISNKIISNSMGLETSDEKVHGDVKKIDDISSCFKGITDIALNNSFLKRFNMEDRSIVSFLFHQWGKRPAFQHPSRLVDKISFVIDERLRNKTYKHKDVMRILKSCLKDDDAISYAQYVIKWEQIPAGLRVHLNREKQEHFQKQRIENSMGSSKATPKQIAYLHSLGCTISPSSRLHASRLIEQYKSL; this is encoded by the exons ATGGAGGGCGCCGGCGAAAACAATCGCCAAGTCGCCGTCGACTGCAGATTGGCCGAGCAAGGCGGTTCGCTCGCCTTCCGTGCGAACAAACCCTACCTCGTCGCTAGCAAGAGATCCCGCCATGGACTCTCCCCTTCgcctccctcttcctcctccaa ATGCCGCCAAAGGGTTCCGCTTTCTGACATTACAAACGGCTGCTTGACTCCGTCTTCCGGAACCATGATACCTTGGAAAGAACGTCTGGATTCCGTTGTATCTCCAGCAAAAAGCATTCTTGATGAGGATCTTGACGAGGCGTTTCTCCTCGAGGTGGACGCCATATGTGAAAAGAGGTCAACAGTGAGGAAGGAAAGGTTAGGCGAGGAGGTGGTGGAAAATAAGGGACGTGTAGTGGGCGGATATAAGGACTCGGGTTCATGTAGGCAGGGGGGTTTATTCGAGGACACTGACGATGAGTCTTTGAAGCTGCATAAGTACTGGGATTATTGGAAAAACCTTAATGATGCGCAGAGGGAAGCTGCCTGCAGTGACACTTCAGTCCCGTTGATGATTGTTGCTGGCCCAGGAAGTGGAAAG ACATCCACAATGGTTGGGCGCGTGTTGACACTGCTCAAAGAG GGAATTGATCCATCCAACATCCTAGCAATGACTTTCACAATTGCTGCTGCATCAGAGATGAGGGATCGAATTGGAATAGTAGCTGGAAAATCAGTTGCAAAAGAAATTGAAATCAGCACATTTCACTCATTTTGTTTGCAGCTTTGCAGGAAACATGCAGAAAA ATTGGGACGTACACCTGACTTCCTAATATATGGACCTGGGCAACAAAGACGGGCTATCATTGAGGCATTGCGTTTGATAATGACTCGCCAAAAAAATGCATCAGAAACAGTAATCCAGAAGCTTGAAGAAGTTCATGGTACTGATATGGCTAACTCTTTgaaggaaaagtccaagaagtGGCTAAAGTTTGTTGCACAG GCTAAGGCCTCTGGCAGAACAGCTGAAGACTGTGGTATAAATGGTGATGAAACTGGT GCTTTGATCCTTGAAAACTATGACAAGATTCTTGCCTCTTGCAATGCTTTGGATTATCATGATTTCATTAGCTCATCTGTGAAGTTACTTACTGATTTCCCTGAAG TTTACAATGAGTGTTTGAACACTTGGAAGGCAATTGTTATAGATGAATTTCAGGATACAAGTTCAATGCAGTATTGCCTTTTAAAGATTTTAGCTTCTCATAATCGTGTAACAATTGTTGGCGATGAAGATCAG TCTATATTCAGTTTTAATGGTGCTGATGCTTGTGGTTTTGACTCCTTTCGAAGAGACTTTCCTACTGTCAAAGAG GTTAGATTAAAGAAGAATTATCGCTCTACCAAATGCATTGTTGAGGCAGCTTCTTCTCTCATACAGAACAATAATAAACGTTGCTGTATTAAACAAATTGAGACTGATAATTCCTGCGGAAGCAAG GTTACTATTAAGGAATGCCACAACGAAGATGCTCAATGTGCATTTGTCATTGACAAAATTTTAGAGATGGCATCACATGACTCAAATGCTGACGTCTCCTTTGGCAATGTTGCGATCCTTTACCGGAGACAA GTCTCTGGAAAAGCATTCCAAGCATGTTTGCGAGACAGGAAAATACCTTTTAATACTCATGGGGTTGCCTTTTATCGGAAAAAG GTAATAAAAGCTATTATGGCATTACTGAGAACAACATTGCCTGATTGTGATGATGGTCCATTTCGACTTGCCTTCAAGGCACTTTTTCCTGGTGATAACGAAGAAAAGAAATTG GTTGTTGATTATGTTGAAAGGATTTCCTCAGCAAGACAATGTAGCTTTTTGGCAGCTGCAAAAGACATTTTTCATGCAAAAGTTTCTGGTACTTTCAAAAG GTCTCAACTTACTCAAGGACGCAAAGTATTATTTTCACTTGATATGATCTCCACGCTTGTAAGAAGA GAAAGTTCAATCTCAATGGTCATCTCTTCTGCAGCAAATATGTTACCTCAG AAATATCTTCTTGAAAAGCGTGCGATAGTTGATGCAGAAGGTGGGAAGTTTTTGAATGAGGACAATGACCTAAGATCA GTAGTTCAATATTTGATGGATGATGTGTCAGATTTCTTGTCCATGCATTTTACTAATTCAGAGGATCAAAACATTAGCAAAGAAGAAGGTTGTCGAAGCATACTCAAGTCCTTCATTGACTTCATAACTTTGAGAGAAACAGAAAATTTTCGATCTCGTAGgcaagaaaataaaaactctgTTACATTGACAACTATTCACCAG tcAAAAGGTCTAGAATGGGATGTTGTTTTCATCGTGAAG CTGCTTGTTCTGTGTTCAGGGAACTGGACATACAAGGACATTTTCAAGTTGGGTGTATATATT GCCAATGATAATGAAATTCCTTTGCTTCATGAATATAATGGTGTTCACCAAGGTGCAACAACTCTTGAG GAGGAGCGTAGGCTTCTATATGTTGCAATGACTCGTGCTCGAAAGAAGTTGTATATTGTGTATGTCATCATGGATTCCAGTTGGCAG TTACTCCAACCTTCACGTTTTCTTAACGAAATTCCAGATCGTCTTCTCGAGACACAG AGTGAGGCAGTTTCCAGAGATTTggtaatttcaaataaaattatttctaatTCAATGGGACTAGAAACATCAGATGAGAAGGTTCATGGAGATGTTAAGAAAATTGATGATATCTCCAGTTGTTTCAAAGGGATAACTGACATAGCCTTGAACAATAGTTTTCTGAAGAG GTTCAACATGGAAGACAGATCCATTGTGTCATTTTTATTTCATCAATGGGGAAAACGACCTGCATTTCAACATCCTAGCCGGTTGGTTGATAAG ATCAGTTTTGTCATTGATGAACGTTTAAGGAACAAGACATACAAACATAAG GATGTTATGAGAATTCTCAAATCTTGCTTGAAAGATGATGATGCAATCAGTTATGCACAATAC GTGATAAAGTGGGAACAAATTCCTGCTGGACTTCGAGTACATTTAAATAGAGAAAAACag GAACACTTCCAAAAGCAAAGAATCGAGAACTCTATGGGTTCATCCAAAGCCACGCCTAAACAG ATTGCTTATCTACATAGTTTGGGGTGCACCATCAGTCCTTCCTCGCGCCTTCATGCGTCACGTCTGATAGAACAATATAAATCCTTGTGA
- the LOC121998012 gene encoding light-harvesting complex-like protein 3 isotype 1, chloroplastic: MSMVFLSPPPPPTTLSSLPIRTHLCLRSQLAIFPKKLPSLLLARSTENGAGEVISSATVLEEEAEQKSEENKEGTPPAAAAVETQVEDEQKPNLESNGAVLKAEEKSLKAEEKAVLPKFKDPRWIGGTWDLTQFLKDGKTDWDAVLDAEVRRRKWLEDNPEASSNEEPVILDTSIIPWWTWVKRFHLPEAEVLNGRAAMIGFFMAYFVDSLTGVGLVDQMGNFFCKTLLFVAVAGVLLIRKTEDINTLKKLLEETTFYDKQWQATWLEDKSSNDTKGKE; the protein is encoded by the exons ATGTCAATGGTCTTCCTCTCGCCGCCTCCTCCGCCCACCACCCTCTCCTCCCTACCCATCAGAACCCATCTCTGCCTCCGGTCCCAACTCGCCATCTTCCCCAAGAAGCTCCCCTCCCTCTTACTCGCCAGGTCCACTGAAAACGGCGCTGGGGAAGTGATTTCCTCTGCGACTGTTCTGGAGGAGGAGGCGGAGCAGAAATcggaagagaacaaggagggaacCCCTCCGGCGGCTGCTGCAGTAGAGACGCAGGTGGAGGATGAGCAAAAACCTAATCTTGAATCAAACGGCGCCGTCTTGAAAGCGGAGGAGAAGTCCTTGAAAGCGGAGGAGAAGGCGGTGCTTCCCAAGTTCAAAGACCCCAGGTGGATCGGAGGGACGTGGGATTTGACGCAGTTTCTCAAGGATGGGAAGACGGATTGGGATGCGGTGTTAGATGCTG AGGTCAGGAGAAGAAAATGGCTTGAAGATAATCCAGAAGCATCCAGCAACGAAGAGCCTGTGATTTTAGACACCTCAATCATTCCATGGTGGACATGGGTCAAAAGGTTCCACCTTCCAGAAGCTGAAGTACTCAATG GGCGTGCTGCCATGATTGGGTTTTTCATGGCATACTTTGTGGATAGCCTCACCGGAGTAGGTCTTGTTGATCAAATGGGGAACTTCTTCTGCAAAACTTTGCTTTTTGTAGCTGTTGCAGGAGTTCTACTTATTCGAAAGACCGAAGATATCAATACCCTAAAGAAGCTTCTTGAAGAAACAACCTTCTACGACAAGCAGTGGCAAGCAACTTGGCTGGAGGATAAATCCTCAAACGACACTAAAGGTAAGGAGTAG
- the LOC121997986 gene encoding ATP-dependent DNA helicase SRS2-like protein At4g25120 isoform X2: MEGAGENNRQVAVDCRLAEQGGSLAFRANKPYLVASKRSRHGLSPSPPSSSSKCRQRVPLSDITNGCLTPSSGTMIPWKERLDSVVSPAKSILDEDLDEAFLLEVDAICEKRSTVRKERLGEEVVENKGRVVGGYKDSGSCRQGGLFEDTDDESLKLHKYWDYWKNLNDAQREAACSDTSVPLMIVAGPGSGKTSTMVGRVLTLLKEGIDPSNILAMTFTIAAASEMRDRIGIVAGKSVAKEIEISTFHSFCLQLCRKHAEKLGRTPDFLIYGPGQQRRAIIEALRLIMTRQKNASETVIQKLEEVHGTDMANSLKEKSKKWLKFVAQAKASGRTAEDCGINGDETGALILENYDKILASCNALDYHDFISSSVKLLTDFPEVYNECLNTWKAIVIDEFQDTSSMQYCLLKILASHNRVTIVGDEDQSIFSFNGADACGFDSFRRDFPTVKEVRLKKNYRSTKCIVEAASSLIQNNNKRCCIKQIETDNSCGSKVTIKECHNEDAQCAFVIDKILEMASHDSNADVSFGNVAILYRRQVSGKAFQACLRDRKIPFNTHGVAFYRKKVIKAIMALLRTTLPDCDDGPFRLAFKALFPGDNEEKKLVVDYVERISSARQCSFLAAAKDIFHAKVSGTFKRSQLTQGRKVLFSLDMISTLVRRESSISMVISSAANMLPQKYLLEKRAIVDAEGGKFLNEDNDLRSVVQYLMDDVSDFLSMHFTNSEDQNISKEEGCRSILKSFIDFITLRETENFRSRRQENKNSVTLTTIHQSKGLEWDVVFIVKANDNEIPLLHEYNGVHQGATTLEEERRLLYVAMTRARKKLYIVYVIMDSSWQLLQPSRFLNEIPDRLLETQSEAVSRDLVISNKIISNSMGLETSDEKVHGDVKKIDDISSCFKGITDIALNNSFLKRFNMEDRSIVSFLFHQWGKRPAFQHPSRLVDKISFVIDERLRNKTYKHKDVMRILKSCLKDDDAISYAQYVIKWEQIPAGLRVHLNREKQEHFQKQRIENSMGSSKATPKQIAYLHSLGCTISPSSRLHASRLIEQYKSL; the protein is encoded by the exons ATGGAGGGCGCCGGCGAAAACAATCGCCAAGTCGCCGTCGACTGCAGATTGGCCGAGCAAGGCGGTTCGCTCGCCTTCCGTGCGAACAAACCCTACCTCGTCGCTAGCAAGAGATCCCGCCATGGACTCTCCCCTTCgcctccctcttcctcctccaa ATGCCGCCAAAGGGTTCCGCTTTCTGACATTACAAACGGCTGCTTGACTCCGTCTTCCGGAACCATGATACCTTGGAAAGAACGTCTGGATTCCGTTGTATCTCCAGCAAAAAGCATTCTTGATGAGGATCTTGACGAGGCGTTTCTCCTCGAGGTGGACGCCATATGTGAAAAGAGGTCAACAGTGAGGAAGGAAAGGTTAGGCGAGGAGGTGGTGGAAAATAAGGGACGTGTAGTGGGCGGATATAAGGACTCGGGTTCATGTAGGCAGGGGGGTTTATTCGAGGACACTGACGATGAGTCTTTGAAGCTGCATAAGTACTGGGATTATTGGAAAAACCTTAATGATGCGCAGAGGGAAGCTGCCTGCAGTGACACTTCAGTCCCGTTGATGATTGTTGCTGGCCCAGGAAGTGGAAAG ACATCCACAATGGTTGGGCGCGTGTTGACACTGCTCAAAGAG GGAATTGATCCATCCAACATCCTAGCAATGACTTTCACAATTGCTGCTGCATCAGAGATGAGGGATCGAATTGGAATAGTAGCTGGAAAATCAGTTGCAAAAGAAATTGAAATCAGCACATTTCACTCATTTTGTTTGCAGCTTTGCAGGAAACATGCAGAAAA ATTGGGACGTACACCTGACTTCCTAATATATGGACCTGGGCAACAAAGACGGGCTATCATTGAGGCATTGCGTTTGATAATGACTCGCCAAAAAAATGCATCAGAAACAGTAATCCAGAAGCTTGAAGAAGTTCATGGTACTGATATGGCTAACTCTTTgaaggaaaagtccaagaagtGGCTAAAGTTTGTTGCACAG GCTAAGGCCTCTGGCAGAACAGCTGAAGACTGTGGTATAAATGGTGATGAAACTGGT GCTTTGATCCTTGAAAACTATGACAAGATTCTTGCCTCTTGCAATGCTTTGGATTATCATGATTTCATTAGCTCATCTGTGAAGTTACTTACTGATTTCCCTGAAG TTTACAATGAGTGTTTGAACACTTGGAAGGCAATTGTTATAGATGAATTTCAGGATACAAGTTCAATGCAGTATTGCCTTTTAAAGATTTTAGCTTCTCATAATCGTGTAACAATTGTTGGCGATGAAGATCAG TCTATATTCAGTTTTAATGGTGCTGATGCTTGTGGTTTTGACTCCTTTCGAAGAGACTTTCCTACTGTCAAAGAG GTTAGATTAAAGAAGAATTATCGCTCTACCAAATGCATTGTTGAGGCAGCTTCTTCTCTCATACAGAACAATAATAAACGTTGCTGTATTAAACAAATTGAGACTGATAATTCCTGCGGAAGCAAG GTTACTATTAAGGAATGCCACAACGAAGATGCTCAATGTGCATTTGTCATTGACAAAATTTTAGAGATGGCATCACATGACTCAAATGCTGACGTCTCCTTTGGCAATGTTGCGATCCTTTACCGGAGACAA GTCTCTGGAAAAGCATTCCAAGCATGTTTGCGAGACAGGAAAATACCTTTTAATACTCATGGGGTTGCCTTTTATCGGAAAAAG GTAATAAAAGCTATTATGGCATTACTGAGAACAACATTGCCTGATTGTGATGATGGTCCATTTCGACTTGCCTTCAAGGCACTTTTTCCTGGTGATAACGAAGAAAAGAAATTG GTTGTTGATTATGTTGAAAGGATTTCCTCAGCAAGACAATGTAGCTTTTTGGCAGCTGCAAAAGACATTTTTCATGCAAAAGTTTCTGGTACTTTCAAAAG GTCTCAACTTACTCAAGGACGCAAAGTATTATTTTCACTTGATATGATCTCCACGCTTGTAAGAAGA GAAAGTTCAATCTCAATGGTCATCTCTTCTGCAGCAAATATGTTACCTCAG AAATATCTTCTTGAAAAGCGTGCGATAGTTGATGCAGAAGGTGGGAAGTTTTTGAATGAGGACAATGACCTAAGATCA GTAGTTCAATATTTGATGGATGATGTGTCAGATTTCTTGTCCATGCATTTTACTAATTCAGAGGATCAAAACATTAGCAAAGAAGAAGGTTGTCGAAGCATACTCAAGTCCTTCATTGACTTCATAACTTTGAGAGAAACAGAAAATTTTCGATCTCGTAGgcaagaaaataaaaactctgTTACATTGACAACTATTCACCAG tcAAAAGGTCTAGAATGGGATGTTGTTTTCATCGTGAAG GCCAATGATAATGAAATTCCTTTGCTTCATGAATATAATGGTGTTCACCAAGGTGCAACAACTCTTGAG GAGGAGCGTAGGCTTCTATATGTTGCAATGACTCGTGCTCGAAAGAAGTTGTATATTGTGTATGTCATCATGGATTCCAGTTGGCAG TTACTCCAACCTTCACGTTTTCTTAACGAAATTCCAGATCGTCTTCTCGAGACACAG AGTGAGGCAGTTTCCAGAGATTTggtaatttcaaataaaattatttctaatTCAATGGGACTAGAAACATCAGATGAGAAGGTTCATGGAGATGTTAAGAAAATTGATGATATCTCCAGTTGTTTCAAAGGGATAACTGACATAGCCTTGAACAATAGTTTTCTGAAGAG GTTCAACATGGAAGACAGATCCATTGTGTCATTTTTATTTCATCAATGGGGAAAACGACCTGCATTTCAACATCCTAGCCGGTTGGTTGATAAG ATCAGTTTTGTCATTGATGAACGTTTAAGGAACAAGACATACAAACATAAG GATGTTATGAGAATTCTCAAATCTTGCTTGAAAGATGATGATGCAATCAGTTATGCACAATAC GTGATAAAGTGGGAACAAATTCCTGCTGGACTTCGAGTACATTTAAATAGAGAAAAACag GAACACTTCCAAAAGCAAAGAATCGAGAACTCTATGGGTTCATCCAAAGCCACGCCTAAACAG ATTGCTTATCTACATAGTTTGGGGTGCACCATCAGTCCTTCCTCGCGCCTTCATGCGTCACGTCTGATAGAACAATATAAATCCTTGTGA
- the LOC121995314 gene encoding protein SODIUM POTASSIUM ROOT DEFECTIVE 3-like, with product METCPNNTNIPSRKGWERMLSCFSLVATRRSCVYLSDLEEGEAEAVSERKAMMKSHVEQVLRIKGVVDEEKTLAFHLEPKSVVLRVSMHCTGCAKKMEKHISKMSLKVDLEKQVVVVFGDNITPFEVLSGISKVKFAELWLDTS from the exons ATGGAGACTTGCCCAAATAATACGAATATACCTTCAAGAAAAGGATGGGAGAGGATGTTGAGTTGCTTTTCCCTCGTAGCCACTCGACGTTCATGTGTTTACTTGAGTGATTTGGAGGAGGGAGAAGCGGAGGCAGTAAGCGAGAGAAAGGCTATGATGAAGAGCCATGTTGAACAGGTTTTAAGGATCAAAGGTGTTGTCGATGAGGAGAAGACACTGGCTTTTCATTTGGAGCCCAAG AGTGTGGTTCTAAGGGTATCAATGCACTGCACTGGATGTGCAAAGAAAATGGAGAAGCACATCTCAAAGATG TCGTTGAAAGTGGACTTGGAGAAACAGGTGGTAGTGGTTTTTGGAGACAACATCACTCCATTTGAAGTCCTCAGCGGTATATCAAAGGTTAAATTTGCAGAATTGTGGCTGGACACTAGTTAA